In Anopheles gambiae chromosome 2, idAnoGambNW_F1_1, whole genome shotgun sequence, a single window of DNA contains:
- the LOC1269288 gene encoding CLIP domain-containing serine protease B4-like, with protein sequence MGALIWRILVLCFIASCSQLPVTVAQYLSSCKTPGGDGEPGTCVLVRECPFARALLMKQKHSNNDIRYLEAIRCGMLETKALVCCNAPNITADSSSSSASIDGLVDGETIDGLVENRFSTPEEKRGLLPEVCGVDTYRGPIRGELAQLFHFPWNVLIQHRTKDGEHRFHCGGSLISDRYVLTAARCIMGIKKTWTIVSVRVGELNLQTDPDCDDSTAGVTECASPVEDIPIEKITVPFNYTGTGSPAVKQDIALLRLARRVEFSESVAPICLPLNTSNWVGYSTEQDGSFYESGWGKTPDAAAGGDNKWNYVSVGVAREVCRDRYPHASIDGEQICAMPRSEQNTCRGDTGGPLMYQSGTDGAWYLMGVGSFRKQCAIVGEPAVYTNVATFTDWIVENLEP encoded by the exons ATGGGCGCACTGATTTGGCGAATACTCGTGCTGTGTTTCATCGCTTCCTGCTCACAGCTTCCTGTCACGGTGGCACAAT ATCTTTCCAGCTGCAAGACACCGGGCGGTGATGGAGAGCCGGGAACCTGTGTGCTGGTGCGCGAATGTCCGTTCGCTCGCGCCCTGCTGATGAAGCAGAAGCACTCGAACAACGATATTCGCTATCTGGAAGCGATACGGTGCGGTATGCTGGAAACCAAGGCGCTGGTCTGTTGCAATGCACCGAACATTACcgcggacagcagcagcagcagcgccagcatCGATGGGCTGGTAGACGGGGAAACGATTGATGGGTTGGTAGAGAATCGGTTCAGCACGCCGGAGGAAAAACGTGGCCTGCTGCCGGAGGTGTGCGGTGTGGATACGTATCGCGGGCCGATCCGTGGCGAGCTGGCTCAGCTGTTTCATTTCCCCTGGAATGTGCTGATACAGCATCGGACGAAAG ATGGTGAGCATCGTTTCCACTGCGGCGGATCATTGATCAGTGATCGATACGTACTGACGGCCGCCCGCTGCATTATGGGCATCAAGAAAACATGGACAAT CGTGTCCGTAAGGGTAGGTGAATTGAATCTGCAAACCGATCCAGACTGTGACGACTCCACTGCCGGCGTTACCGAATGTGCCAGCCCGGTGGAGGACATTCCCATCGAAAAGATTACCGTACCCTTCAACTACACCGGTACCGGGTCGCCGGCCGTAAAGCAAGACATCGCCCTGCTCCGGTTAGCCCGCAGGGTCGAGTTTAGTGAGTCGGTTGCACCGATCTGTTTGCCCCTGAATACGTCCAACTGGGTGGGCTATAGCACCGAGCAGGACGGGAGCTTTTACGAGAGTGGCTGGGGTAAAACGCCCGACG ctgctgctggtggtgataACAAATGGAATTATGTATCGGTCGGTGTCGCACGGGAGGTTTGCCGCGATCGGTACCCACACGCCAGCATTGACGGGGAGCAGATTTGTGCGATGCCTCGAAGTGAGCAGAACACATGCCGAGGGGATACCGGGGGGCCACTGATGTACCAGTCCGGCACAGATGGCGCCTGGTACCTGATGGGTGTCGGCAGCTTCCGCAAGCAGTGTGCCATCGTCGGCGAACCGGCAGTCTATACGAATGTGGCCACCTTTACCGACTGGATCGTGGAGAATCTGGAACCGTAG